From Sparus aurata chromosome 9, fSpaAur1.1, whole genome shotgun sequence, a single genomic window includes:
- the gtf2e1 gene encoding general transcription factor IIE subunit 1: MIEPELLTEVPASLKRLAKQVVRGFYGVEHALALDVLIRNPCVREEDMLELLKFDRKQLRSVLNTLKADKFVKCRMRVETAPDGKTTRHNYYFINYRVLVNVVKYKLDHMRRRIETDERDSTNRASFRCPCCFSTFTDLEANQLFDPMTGSFRCTFCQTEVEEDESVCPDARTLVARFNEQIEPIYALLRETEDVNLSHDLLEPEPSEIPALKQSRERAAAAGANAGGPHREAWSNKGSSYADLYTQNVVISMEEHEEQLKAANEGKAPKERPVWLTQSTVQGAYNDVDALKNHGDVGPGAQDGAAGLGIGQSDENEEVMRALLIHEKRAVASGGASGASAATRGLTSTTANASDSDSDTSESDEDSPSNPPPAAAAQHRAVEDEEDDDDEFEEVGDEPMVMVGGRPCSYREVSQRPELVEQMSAQEKEAYIEMGQNLFQDMYF; the protein is encoded by the exons ATGATAGAACCAGAGCTTCTGACCGAGGTCCCTGCTTCACTCAAGCGGCTAGCCAAGCAGGTCGTAAGGGGTTTCTATGGAGTGGAACATGCCTTGGCCCTCGATGTGCTGATCCGCAACCCATGTGTGCGTGAGGAGGATAtgctggagctgctgaagtTTGACCGCAAACAGCTGCGCTCAGTACTCAACACCCTGAAGGCAGACAAGTTTGTCAAGTGCCGCATGAGAGTGGAGACGGCTCCTGATGGCAAGACAACGCGGCACAACTACTACTTTATCAACTACAG GGTACTGGTCAATGTGGTCAAGTATAAATTGGATCACATGCGCCGGCGCATTGAGACAGATGAGCGAGACTCCACCAACCGTGCCTCATTCAGGTGCCCCTGCTGCTTCTCCACCTTCACTGACCTAGAAGCCAACCAGCTGTTTGACCCCATGACAG GTTCATTTCGCTGCACCTTCTGTCAGACGGAGGTAGAAGAGGATGAGTCCGTCTGTCCCGATGCCAGGACACTGGTGGCACGCTTCAACGAGCAGATCGAACCCATCTATGCGCTGCTACGTGAGACCGAAGATGTGAACTTGTCCCATGACTTGCTGGAGCCTGAGCCCTCTGAGATCCCCGCCCTCAAACAGAg CCGCGAACGTGCTGCAGCAGCCGGAGCAAACGCTGGCGGCCCACACCGTGAAGCTTGGTCCAACAAAGGCTCCTCCTACGCTGACCTGTACACTCAGAATGTGGTCATCAGCATGGAGGAGCACGAAGAACAGCTGAAGGCGGCCAACGAGGGCAAGGCACCCAAGGAGAGGCCTGTGTGGTTGACCCAGAGCACCGTGCAGGGTGCTTACAACGACGTGGACGCCCTCAAGAACC ATGGAGATGTTGGACCCGGAGCCCAGGATGGAGCAGCTGGTCTTGGAATCGGCCAGTCAGACGAAAATGAGGAAGTGATGCGCGCCCTGCTCATCCACGAGAAGAGAGCCGTTGCGAGCGGAGGTGCGAGTGGCGCGAGCGCTGCCACCAGAGGCCTCACTTCCACCACGGCTAATGCCAGCGACTCCGACAGCGACACCAGCGAATCAGATGAAGACTCTCCGTCAAATCCTCCGCCTGCCGCCGCTGCTCAGCATCGGGCAGTCGAGGACGAGGAAGACGACGACGATGAGTTTGAGGAGGTTGGGGATGAGCCGATGGTGATGGTGGGAGGACGGCCGTGCTCGTACCGAGAGGTCAGCCAGAGGCCGGAGCTGGTGGAACAGATGTCTGCACAGGAGAAGGAGGCTTACATTGAAATGGGACAAAACCTCTTCCAGGACATGTACTtctaa